A segment of the Amblyomma americanum isolate KBUSLIRL-KWMA chromosome 6, ASM5285725v1, whole genome shotgun sequence genome:
ATCATAATGTCTCTACTCTTTATTTAAAAGCAAAGTGAAAAGTGAAAGCTGCTTACTGTAGGTGGGACCTTCAAAGTGAAAATCTTGCCACTTGTGTCAGGTAGGAAAATCTCTAGGGTTGGTAGATCAGCCTTCAAAAATCCATCTTCTAGACAGTAAACGGCGTTTTCTTCTCTTGAAAAGTTATATGCAGCCTGTAAGCAATATCATGACATGAAGAATTAGTGCCTTGCCAATATGATATTATAATCCCATCGATAATAATATCGCATCATAGCGTGTTTTATGACCTTGTGCATAGTAATGGTTCACTTCAGTACACAGGTATATATTAGCTTATATACCCCAGCCAGGAAAATGTTTAATGTGTGCCAACACaaagtttaaaaaagaaataaagttgTGAAAGAAGTTTCTTACATTCCAAAAAGTCCATTTACAGCAAAGGAAAGCATTCATGCGTcaagtatacaaaaaaaaataaatgacttGGCAATAAATTATTATAGTTTTCTACTTCAATCAATATTTTCACAGTAAACATTTGGTGTCATTTACATCTTTTATGATCAAAACTCATCATGTGGCCTGGCAATTTAAGAAGCAAAAGCAAGACAGCACcaccaagaagaaaaaagaatgcaatAATGGTATTTACTCACCTGCTCACACAAAGCATCAAACATCCAGTCAAACACAACTTGTGGGACCTTCAGGTCTGTAGTTCCTGAGTCAACTATCACAGGTTTCTCATTGAGCTGAAAGTATAAGAGAGAAAGGCTGCATCAGGACCTCCTGTTCCCACTGGCATACAAGACTAACATGAATAAGTGCAAAGCAAAATGAACTCTATGCCAGTTAACTTATAACTGTTCGCATTTAGACAGACTAACTTCACAATGTTTTTCTCTTGGCAACTTCTGACATTGTTATTTGCATGTTGAAGTGGATAAAGCAAGATGacaattaaggggggggggggggggggggggggcagcaaaaAAGATAACCAATTTGATGAAATTTTCTATTTCTCAGTTATATTTTTTCATAACCTTCGGGTCACCATCTGTctcgtgacgaaaaattacaacaaaacatgcactgaaaattttaaaaactaCATTTTATTAATGTGTGGTCATTGAGAATGGTGAAAAATTTGCGTTTCTGATTGTTGCAGCGCGTTGCAAATTTTGTTGGTTTCCGATGATGGAGCACCACAGTCTTAGTATCACCATGACGAGGAGAGATCAGTTTCAGCTGACTTCAATGCTGAAGATACAGTCAACTCTTGATATTTCAAATTCAAAGGGGACAGAATTTTTTGTATGAATTAAGCACAAGCTGAATTAAGGGGAGTACTTTTGACAGACACGAGATTAACAAGACCAAAGCCACCAGTTCAATTAAATTAGAATATTGAATGAAGCAAGGTCAAACTAACTATAGCCCACTGTATTTAGCATAGATTTAGTTACCCTTGTGGGTGCAGGCAGAATTCATACAACTTACCTCAGTGCATGAGCCTGGCCATTCCCTTGCACCCAGTTTAATATTTGTCACATAAACTGAGAAGTATGTGGGTATATAAACAGAAGTAAATATTGTTCCTTTTGGAATCTTTCCATTGAAGGTCTGTAAGGTGAAAAGTGAAAAGGAAGAATTTGCCAACAAAACAGATCAGACGAAACTTTAAGTGATATGTTCACTGATGAAATTGTTTTTCACCTTGGCCTTGTAACGCCCAAGCAATAAAACAGTTCAATAAGACTTGTGAACTTCCAGCATTCTGTCATTACGAGCCACTACATTGCACGACTGCAAAAAAAACTGGTAGGTTTATTGTAAAACATAATATTAGCAAGCTCCGCAGATTATGGTAATTTTCGAATGTCCAAACAAGGTAAAACTATGCACACATCCTCACTCACCCAAAATAAATAACTAAAGAGCAAAATTCAACATCATTCCATAAGCTGATATAGTTGTATATGCAATGAGATTTAAGTTATTTTGCCAGCAAGGTTAGCTTTTGCATTTGGTGACCTTACAACAGGCCCTTTATCCGTGGCAGTTCACACTTTGATTGCTTTGAGAAATATGTGGGTAAATGTGATTTGTACTCTACTCTTATGAGTATAAACGAAAACTAATGACAGCTGTACAGTCTGTATTGCACAGGCATCAAAGGGGTAAGTATAAGATAGCATCGAAGGCTGTGCATGCTATAAGTACTGCAATTAGAGCTGAAATAGGCGACTTTAGACGCTACTTTTTTTCTGGCAAAGTTGCCAATGTACATCAAGCACTCATAATATGACAACAAGCCATAACATCAAGGCTCATAACAACAAACCACTGAGTGGAGAAGATATCAGACACAAAGAGTAGCATCAGAAAAATATACTCACTAACACACCAGAACTTTGCTCAGAGTCTGTTTCATTTCGTTTGCAGAATGAAAGCACATAGTGAGTGATGCCTGTCTGGCTGCTCAAAGCATCCATGAAACTTTGTTCCTGGTGTTAAGGAAGGAAAGCAATCACATTCCACACTGTAACGCGCAGGCCAGCATGAGACCTCAACGGAAGTAGAAGTAACTGCATTCCAAACATGTTGAACGCACCGTTCAAATCTAAGAGATGCAATCTGCATCACGAATATTGCAATACAAAGTATAAAACAACTTGCTGCTGAAGTTTACAACATTAAAACAGTTATCACACTGCAAAAGCATTTTGCATCCATGCATCGGAAATACAGTCACTGAAACTTTTGTTACAACGGTGTACACTCCAACTCTCAACTGTGAATTGTGAAAAAGTTTTAAAGAACTGATCTCGCTTGCACCTTCTCCTCTACAGTGCCAGTGCACTGAATCTGCCTCCAACATGCGAGAAGGATGCTCCAACCACAAGGCCACCACTACACCAAGATTGCCTTTTTAAGGTACCTGTGGCAGAAACTGACCCACAGTCCACCACTATGGTATGCCTAATAGGAGTGCCCTTGGCTCCGACATGTAAAAGGCTGTTATcattgagcaattttttttttatcacccgTACTGCTCCAGCATGGACAATCATAAGGACAAGAAGCACCCACCTTAGTCAGGGGTGGGAAGGCTAAACCCCACAGGCCCTGCCATTGTGAGTGAGGTGGAAACATGTTTTCGGAGGAAGTTATGGCGATTATGGGCACCCTAAGCGATGATGCTCTTCCCCAGCCTTGCAGAATATCGTTTCCTATAGTTCCATTGTACCCGCCttcaacaaacttttttaatgccaGTTCTCCAGTTGGCACAAATGATGATGATCTGAAAACAGAAGGGACACGTCGAACAGTAATAAtaaaaaacagagagagagaaaaaaaaaacggttgtgcCAGTAACAATTTTTATTTACCCTCGATTCTATGGATGCCCAGGACAGCATTGCAAATCCACAAATGGATCCTAGGGTGTTTAATAGGCTGCTTCTCACCATCCATCAAATTGATTAATCTTGACAGGTGCAGCCAGTTCACAGTTAAAGCAAAGTACAACAGCCAAGCTGCATCATTGCTGCATAGTCCATGGCTGCTCAAACTGGTCGAGAAACAGGCTCAGCACCACAAATTTTTTGCAGGTTGGGTTCGTCTCGATTTCATAACTGAGGTTTAGAGAGTGTTTAAAGACTACTGTCCTTATGTCCTAGCAGAGAGAGGCCGCATGGTTGCAATGTACAGACATTTTGAACaccctgtgtgtgtgtggatTACATGCAGCTGCTGTTCTAATTGGGCTTAAACAGCACTGCTGGCTTAATCTTTAATGAATGAAGAGTCCAACGGATAGCTGAAACTGGACTCGCAAAGAAAGCCAATTGATTGCTCCACAGTTTCCCGATAGGCACAGCGACCAGTGTCAGAAGCGTCATGGCTGAGCAGTACTGCATACTATCCATAGAGAAGAGGTCATCAAAAAATGGCATGAATGATTAGAAACTATATCGAATGCTTCTCGGAACGTGCATGATTCTTGGCTACATACCTGTTCGTGTAGAAAGGTGTGACTAAGTTTTTTTCCTCGTATGATATGACTGCAATGTCGCTGCTTCCCGTATCTATGAACAGGCTCATCTGAAAGATGCACATAGTGTGATATGAGAAAGGGTGCGCAGTACTGAGCAAGGCAAGTATGCATTTGTATGATCATAAAGTTCTCAGGGCAAGTTTCAAAGCACATCGCCAAGCAAGCACCACGAATGCAAATTGCTGTGGCATCAGATTTGAGCGCACCTGTTGTGGAGGCGTTCCGAAGTTTGCCTGTGCAATGAAGCCCACAGAACCGGTGCCCTCCACTCGTTTTCCTTCGATGGTTGTAAAGTTGATCGTGTGTGTGGCAAGTTGAATAGGAAATATAATGGCCCCATCATCTGTGGCGTTCCCAAACGTTTCACAGATAACTGAGAAGTACACAACAGCTACAGAGTAAAAATCTACGCGCATTTGACCCGCGATCCAGCACTGGCCAGCGCAGTGAAAATGGATTCAATCTGAAAGACAACACCATAGAAAAACAATTAGCGGCTGACTATAACGAAACAGACTCAAATTAGAGTTGATTAGAACTAGATGTGATGGAATCCACGCGGTGATACCAAAACAAAGCATAGAAGTTCTCAGGAAAACTTACGTCAGTTATGCATAGCGCGCAGGGAGTTCAGACGATGCGTTCATCCGATCAGAGCGCGTGGTGCGTGGGCCGCAAAACTTGTCAGAAAACAAAGACGAAATTGCCTCCTAACTGTCAGCGAGAGGCGACCGCAGCGTGCTCTCTTTGTGCCGCTGATTGCCACCATGGGGGTTTGCCCGAGGATTGCCCCTATAATTGCCAGCGGCAGTTGCCCAACGGGTAGTCAACATGACCGTGACGTTCTTCCGCGCTTATTTTGCTTTTCGTTTTGCGGTGGACAGTGGAACACTCTTGCCACCTTGCGCGTGGCTTGCGCACTAGGCGAAACCCTAAAAGACAAACTAATGCCTAAACCTGTAGTTTTTTTTatcaaaattaacaaaaaaatgcaaacaaaagttTACTAGTGTAAAaatattttttatgtttttaagTGTTTGTCAAAATGTTGTTACACAATGGGCGGTAGAATTTAGCGGCATAGTTCGGAGGTGGCGTTATTTAGTTTAATCATCGCTTTCCGCGCTTACGCCGCTTACGCTGACGACGCGCTGACAACTTTCCGTTTGGTTTGAACCGAGCAGCAGAAACGTGCCGACGTATGGCATGAGTTTAAATTCGTTCAAGAAGTTGTGACGTCAGGCGTGCAGAGAATAGGAATCATAATGAGGCATCTATTATTCATTACAGTTCTTGCAGTACTGTTAGTAATATCAGCGGCGAAAAAATCGACGAAAGAAGGCGACAAGCCGGCTTGGACGAAGAAAGACCCACGGGACTACAACGATGCCGACATGGAAAGGCTGTTTGAGCAGTGGGAAGTAAGTATGAGCCTTTCACGAGTTCACTATTAAAGTGCGCAagtgcaataaacgtttttcttcGCGTTTTAATTTCTTCAGGAGGATGAGGAGCCGCTTGAGCCGGATGAACTTCCGGAGTACATGCGACCCGCCCCCAAAATTGACATGAGCAAGCTTGACACTTCAAATCCAGAAAACATTCTGAAGGCATCCAAGAAGGGCAGAATGCTGATGACATTTGTCACTGTGTCAGGTGAGCGCTGGACCATAGCCAAAAGCCTGTCACCGTTCCTATTTTGGGTATGCCTAGCGAaaacctgttttttattttttgaatttTCAAGTTTGTAAGAGCGCGCGGGACTGCTCCAGATAATGGCGATCACTTAAATGCAAACCACACTGCACAAATAGCACATGGGGCTTGAATGGATTTTTGTCGCCCAATTTTGATGCTATCCTCGGCACGAATAGGTAAAGTGTTCGTCAGTCTTTTGTAGAGCTATCGAGCAGTTTCCGGCGAAATAAACAATGCAGCATTAGGCAGCTACTGGGTTTGGCGTCAAAAGCTTGTGTCTGCAATATCTGTAGATCTGTACGGCATAATTTGTGCGCAAGCGTCGTCTTTGAAACCTCACACTTGCAACCAGACATGGCTCTGTACGATAAGTAGGCTGGTCGGCTAAGGGTGCAATGTCATTAAGAACTACTTACAAGGTCTTTTGACTtggctgcactcgctgcactagttctgtgaagttctgCGGTCGTGCCGCCAGTGTGCAGCGTCAGTTCAGGTatcaagtgcagcttggcactggctgcttccaaaacgaatggtcgagtccAGGCCTGgttgtctgctagccttggcgtcgccaccaaattgcagccaactGCGTGCTGCCGACTTCAACGGGTGCCCCCAAATCCCAAACCACGTGAAGAATGTTCAAGCAGCAAGTTGCAatgaagtgttgccatgaaccagccccaggaaatcgtcgtttcacagaaaaaaaaagtcgttgCATGTATACGCACAGACGATTTATGAATATGTGCTGAAATGCTGCCCGTGCGGCTCGACTTGACCATTTAGGTTTACACTCATGACGCCACAAACAGTTACTCACCTCCTCCTTTCAAGAAAGAACTGACATCATTTCATTCAGAGGCTACTGTCGTATCTTCTCCGCTTCTCTGACTACACATGGCGCTTGCCATGTTGCTGGACTACAGCTGCACTTCTGCTTCAAAGAATGCAAGCCAGctaagaactcgtgctgcactagcTTGGCACTTTTGCAAAACAAAGATGGAAGTGCAGCGGATGCGTGTTGCGCTGCCAAAATGAATGCGAAGGAGGTGCAGTCCTTGAACTGGTGCTTAAAGTGCTCGAAGAGACTGATCGAAAATCGAAGAGACTGATAGTTTCAGTTCTAGTATCTGCAGGGGTCAGTCTCACCTGCTGTCCCACAGGACTTGCAAGAGTCCAGCTGAATGAATGCCACCGTTGTTCTTTTGAAGGAGAGGAGACTGCAGTTTTCAAAAGAATCATgtccatgttgcagaaattctgatgGAGCCTGGCAGTGTATAAATAGGGTCCTTCGTTTTTGGGTTTTATTTGTTCAGGAATTTGGGAGTTAAAAATCAGGCAATATTTTTCTAGCTGAAATTCGGGTACAAATCGGGTTATTAAGCAAATGGCTCCATAATTCGGGCTGTATTGGGGCATATTTTATAGCGCTCGTTTTCGTGTGTGACATAAGATGCTCTGTTTTTTGCACATTGTTTTGTAAACAATGTGTAAACAGTGTGCAAACAAAATAAATCaagtatttcttttttcttatttattatTCATATTTTGCTGCACACGTCATCATTGTCTGCGCAGCACTTCTGTGTCCGTGAAACACCTGTCTGAGTTTGTTTATACACTGCAACAGCATTCATTCAACATCAGTGCGATCATTTTAGATGCAGCTTAGCTTTTAATACGTACGGTGAAACTCCTGCAACCAGTCTGCCACTGAACTCAAACCATGCACATAGGAAAGGGAGAAAAGTTCTGATGGATGGATTAATATggctgtcacatgggcactttcgATCATGATCGAGCTCAGTGCAGATTCGTTGTTGCTACATAGCCACTTCAATTGAGCCCTATCTTGCTCAACCTCAAGCTGGTTCCTGAAGCACGATTGAGCTTTTCTGTCATGGTCGAGGGCTGCTACCCTCATGCTCAGGAATTATTCGAGTGCTAAAATTGAAACATACGGAAATTTAATCTATTAAAAGGTATGAAATTTCAAAACTTTATCTTGTTCAGTATGAAAGTGATGAAAAACCCATTTGTTTGCCACCACTTCTACAACTATGTCTGCGCATAGTTCCATCTAGCATGTAGCAGGCTAGCTCGTCGATTGTGatcgagcagcagcagaacaaagTATTCATCTACGTAACGGAGGAATATCTTTGGCTCTGGACTGAAGGTGACAAGTGCCCGCCTCTTGATGTCCTCCCTAGCTAAATTAGCCATTGTGACTTATATCAACGCTCCCATGGCAGTCCCCATTGGTTGCTCAAAAAATTTTCTTTGAAATATGAAATGCGTACTGCGGAGACAAAAGTCAAGGACGCAGCATACACACATGATTTGAGTTCAGTGACCCATCAGTTGCAGAAGTTCTGCCATGCATGTGTTGAAAAGCTTAGCTGCACCTCGACTGCAGTCACAGCGTGATGAAGGAACTGAGCAGGTTTCAAAACACTGCATTCTTGTACAAGTACTTCGTCAgtgttccttttccttctttattcTTTATCCTTGTTAGTAGCTGCTGTGTTGAATTACTCTTCTCCCATTTTACTTCGTAGGAAAGCCAACAAAAGAAGAAACTGATGAGATAACACAGATCTGGCAAACAAGCTTAATGAATAATCATATTGTCGTAGATAGGTGAGTACATTTGACTTGCatttgaattgaaaaaaaaaatgaaaaaacagGTTGGAACTGTGCCCTGTCCAATACATCACGCATTGACGCTTGGTTTGCTTACTTCTGGTGTGTGTCTGATGCTGGCAGTACGATGTGCTCCAGGCAGCTCGCTCACACACGTCTTTAGGAATAACGTGCCTGGGTTGGTTTGACGCCTCATCGGTCATTGGCTTTGCAGCTTGCGACACAGAAAGGCATATTCATCTCGGGCAGACGCAAAACACACGGCGAATGGCTCCAGTACCGGTGACAGAAAGATGCGGTAGTGACAAATCGGAACAATATGCACGAAGGCACTGACCTCGCACAATTGCCAGCAAAATAACTGCAAGGCTAACCACACCAGTAGCTAACAACAAATCAACTCTACTCAACTTAGTTCAAGCCAAAACGAAGCTGCGTAAGCAGACAACTTTCTCAACTACTGAAAGTGTGCCCATGCAATGTCTAATAGCCGGCCGCTCACTATgacatcactggtactcgtgaTGCACACAGCCGTTGCTGCGGCTCAGTGGTATTGGTGTTTGGCTGCTGCCCAGGAaaatgcaggttcgatcccggccacggtagtctcatttcgatggaggcaaaatgcaagaggcccgtgttctgtgcgatgtctgcaccatttcatttccccaacaaccaatttaattTATTTTAACTTAATACACATTCTAGAAAACAGTTCCAAAAATTTCTACTACACAGTGATTGCTCAAGCTGCGAGTTTTCAGTATCTTGGTTGTGGTGCCGTCTGATGGCTATTGTGCTCCTTAGTCATTGCTTCAAGCATTGGAAGGCCTAAAAAGGGGAAATATGTTATAGTGTTTTAAACGGCCATTGTATCAGGGGCTTATAGTGCTTTAAACAGCCGTTGTATCTACACCACCAAACATTCTATTGGGACTAAAAAATTGAGGTGCTTTTAAATCAATGGACAGTCTGTTAAAACACTCTGTGGTTGGATTAAATCTTGCTTGTTGTGATGATTGTATCTTAGCAGCTGAAGCGAATGTTGCTTTCCCAGAAAAACATTTGTGCTCCTTTCAAGTTCATATTTATGCCAGGCACAAGAAATACGCAGCAAAGCTTGTTATAAGATGGTTGTTTCATAGTAGCACGAAGTGGACAGTTATAATATAACTGTAGCCATGGTGCCATAAATGTGCATTAAGACAGTCGAGacagaaagttagaagagctgGTTAAACTTACTTGGTAACAGTGCAATTTGCACTTGTTAGCTCAACTTGTTGACTGTTATTTCTGAGCACTTTCATGTTCCTTTACTTCTGTTCTTGGCCTGTGCATTTGCATTTTTGCAGTGTTACCAGTGAAAAGAAAGTCAGTTCTGTTAAATGAACAGAGTACATATTTTGTGAAGTGACTACCGTAAGAGGAGACTGAAGCATAGTCTGATGGTTTGGTGATCTGGGAGTAATGCTAGTATGTAAcaaaaaacaagagccaaagctGAATTTGTGGTATTTTTTTTAACGGGAAGTTCGCTGTCATCAGGTGAAACATAACATTGTGTTTACTGAAATGCACATGTGTTTCTACCGTTTCAGATACATCCTTGATGACAATCGAGC
Coding sequences within it:
- the LOC144093707 gene encoding LOW QUALITY PROTEIN: beta-secretase-like (The sequence of the model RefSeq protein was modified relative to this genomic sequence to represent the inferred CDS: inserted 1 base in 1 codon; deleted 1 base in 1 codon), whose translation is MRVDFYSVAVVYFSVICETFGNATDDGAIIFPIQLATHTINFTTIEGKRVEGTGSVGFIAQANFGTPPQQMSLFIDTGSSDIAVISYEEKNLVTPFYTNRSSSFVPTGELALKKFVEGGYNGTIGNDILQGWGRASSLRVPIIAITSSENMFPPHSQWQGLWGLAFPPLTKEQSFMDALSSQTGITHYVLSFCKRNETDSEQSSGVLTFNGKIPKGTIFTSVYIPTYFSVYVTNIKLGAREWPGSCTELNEKPVIVDSGTTDLKVPQVVFDWMFDALCEQAAYNFSREENAVYCLEDGFLKADLPTLEIFLPDTSGKIFTLKVPPTVLFQEVSLKRGDHGCFRLGVGALPKDFLIGYSILKGLTTVFDLGNKRVGFSPLHCDADDVIVKYADKNYTSHSCGWDFPPLDARRTWGVFLYIIVAACLLCGVPFLIAGLMWLRKKIHIXRSKSVSDRVGLIEI
- the boca gene encoding LDLR chaperone boca, which translates into the protein MRHLLFITVLAVLLVISAAKKSTKEGDKPAWTKKDPRDYNDADMERLFEQWEEDEEPLEPDELPEYMRPAPKIDMSKLDTSNPENILKASKKGRMLMTFVTVSGKPTKEETDEITQIWQTSLMNNHIVVDRYILDDNRALFSFKDGSQAWEAKDYLIEQERLETITIENKPYYGKHFEEKERSKKASDEL